GCCCTCTTCGCCGACGTCGAGGCCACCGATCCGCTGGAGCTCAAGGCCAAGCAGCACGACCTCAACTACGTCAAGCTCGACGGAGAGGTCGGTGTCATCGGCAACGGTGCCGGTCTGGTCATGTCGACGCTCGACGTCGTCGCCTACGCCGGTGAGCTGCACGGCGGCGTGAAGCCCGCCAACTTCCTGGACATCGGCGGCGGCGCCTCGGCCGACGTGATGGCCGCGGGCCTGGACGTCATCCTCGGTGACGCACAGGTCAAGAGCGTGTTCGTGAACGTCTTCGGCGGCATCACCGCCTGTGACGCGGTCGCCAACGGCATCGTCGGCGCGCTGAACCAGCTGGGCGACACCGCCACCAAGCCGCTGGTGGTCCGTCTGGACGGCAACAAAGTCGACGAGGGCCGGAAGATTCTGGCGGAGGCGAACCACCCGCTGGTGACCCTCGCCGAGTCGATGGACGAAGGCGCCGACAAGGCCGCCGAACTGGCGAACAAGTAAAGGGGCCGGGAAACACATGTCGATCTACCTCAATCGAGACAACAAGGTCATCGTCCAGGGCATCACCGGCGGCGAGGGCACCAAGCACACCGCTCTGATGCTCAAGGCCGGCACCAACATCGTGGGCGGCGTCAACGCCCGCAAGGCCGGGACCACCGTCAAGCACCTCGACGCCGCCGGCCGCGAGATCGAGCTGCCGGTCTTCGGCAGCGTCGCCGAGGCCATGGAGAAGACCGGGGCCGACACCTCGATCGCCTTCGTGCCGCCGGCCTTCTCGAAGGACGCCATCATCGAGGCCGTGGACGCGGAGATCCCGCTGCTCGTGGTCATCACCGAGGGCATCCCGGTCCAGGACACCGCGTACGCGTGGGCCTACAACAAGGACAAGGGCGCCAAGACCCGCATCATCGGCCCCAACTGCCCGGGCGTCATCACGCCGGGCGAGGCCCTGGTGGGCATCACGCCGA
The nucleotide sequence above comes from Gordonia sp. PP30. Encoded proteins:
- the sucD gene encoding succinate--CoA ligase subunit alpha, whose product is MSIYLNRDNKVIVQGITGGEGTKHTALMLKAGTNIVGGVNARKAGTTVKHLDAAGREIELPVFGSVAEAMEKTGADTSIAFVPPAFSKDAIIEAVDAEIPLLVVITEGIPVQDTAYAWAYNKDKGAKTRIIGPNCPGVITPGEALVGITPNNITGKGPIGLVSKSGTLTYQMMYELRDLGFSTAIGIGGDPVIGTTHIDAIEAFEADPETKVIVMIGEIGGDAEERAAAYIQENVSKPVVGYVAGFTAPEGKTMGHAGAIVSGSSGTAQAKKEALEAAGVKVGKTPSETARLAREIFENL